Within Enoplosus armatus isolate fEnoArm2 chromosome 1, fEnoArm2.hap1, whole genome shotgun sequence, the genomic segment aatcacatgtacataaatattcacagcctttgctcaatactttgttgatgcacctttggcagcaattacagcctcaagtctttttgaatatgatgccacaagcttggcacacctatctttgggcagtttcacccattcctctttgcagcacctctcaagctccatcaggttggatgggaagcgtcggtgcacagccattttcagatctctccagagatgttcaatcggattcaagtctgggctctggctgggccactcaaggacattcacagagttgtcctgaagccactcctttgatatcttggctgtgtgcttagggtcgttgtcctgctgaaagataaaccgtcgccccagtctgaggtcaagagcgctctggagcaggttttcatccaggatgtctctgtactttgctgcattcatctttccctctatcctgactagtctcccagttcctgccgctgaaaaacatccccacagcatgatgctgccaccaccatgcttcactgtagggatggtattggcctggtgatgagcggtgcctggtttcctccaaacgtgacgcctggcattcacaccaaagagttcaatctttgtctcatcagaccagagaattttgtttctcatggtctgagagtccttcaggtgccttttggcaaactccaggcgggctgctatgtgccttttactaaggagtggcttccgtctggccactctaccatacaggcctgattggtggattgctgcagagatggttgtccttctggaaggttctcctctctccacagaggaactctggagctctgacagagtgaccatcgggttcttggtcacctccctgactaaggcccttctcccccgattactcagtttagatggccggccagctctaggaagagtcctggtggttccgaacttcttccacttacggatgatggaggccactgtgctcattgggaccttcaaagcagcagaaatttttctgtaaccttccccagatttgtgcctcgagacaatcctgtctcggaggtctacagacaattcctttgacttcatgcttggtttgtgctctgacatgcactgtcaactgtgggaccttgtatagacaggtgtgtgcctttccaaatcatgtccaatcaactgaatttaccacaggtggactccaattaagctgcagaaacatctcaaggatgatcagtggaaacaggatgcacctgagctcaattttgagcttcatggcaaaggctgtgaatacttatgtacatgtgatttcttagttttttatttttgataaatttgcaaaaatttcaaaaaaacttttttcacattgtcattatgggttgttgtgtgtagaattttgaggaaaaaaattaattgaatccattttggaataagggtgtaacataacaaaatgtggaaaaagtgaagcgccgtgaatactttccggatgcactgtatgtgtatcCATCCCTCCCATGCTCGTGATGTGCTTGAAGAGCGCAAGATACAAACAAAGTGATGACCTACTCCTTCAAATATTGCTCCTCTCTGTCGCTAGTGGTCAAAACATCTACAGTGTACCTTTAATTGTTGTGTATTTATTCACTATTTTATAATTAACTCTGCCTTTGACTCTGATTAGATAAGTGCAGACTCTACTGTagtatttattcttttttactaacttttttttttaatgatcacCCCCAAAGAATCACTTGATAGTGAAGATTCCTCCATACCAGAACCAAAGCATCACCTCTTCAGTATGTGTGGGAATCTATGTGGTCACGAATGCTGGGAGATCCCATGATGTTCAGCCTTTTACCTACACTCCAGATTCAGGTTTGTTCCAGTCCATTAATCTACTAAACCACAAGAAGTTTCtcttaaaatgtctctttttacAGTTACATTAGAAAGTACTATAGATTTACTGCCTGGCACCACAGCTGGCGCACTCATTTTCTCAACTTGATCGTAAAAAACAAGTTGTATTGTACTTAACCACCCCAaactttattttacacatattttcTGTACCACAGAAACAAGAGCTGCATCACAGTTTTGTTGAGTTTATGCTTTTTTTGATCCATCGTCACTTTTACTCAACAGCACCACACACAGTTCAATGGGATCAGAGCAAGTATTAGCAATCATTGACAATATCTTCCAAGAGCACAATACACAGCCCTTTTCTAAACACAGGGAATTAGGGTCATCTACATTCAGCAGAAAACAATGTTGAAAGATTTGATCATCAAAGTAactaaaatgaaacaatgaacgATGTCATTTACAGTCCTGTGCACCACATTTAGCATCTTTcttaataacattattattatgctgTATATTTACAATGATTTTCCAGTTTTGTGGGCTCATAGAGCTAAAAATCTGTTGATGTTTGCCCTTGCAGCAAAAAACGACGTTTCTGTGAAGAAAGAGATGCCCTCTCCAGTGAAGACTTGTTCATTTGATGAACAAATTAAAGGTTCTTTTCCCTTCATTCAATATTCTGCATAACCAGGATTGTAGCTTCCCATTTGAAATCTGTGTTTTGCTAATACACTGTACATAGAGTCAGGTCTCTACTTTATTACACGTTTTAGTTCACAATGGACTGTTTTGAATTGctgaacacaaagcaaaataaaacattttaagaataaTGTTGCTCTTACAGTTTTAGATGGTACCTTGATACCTTCGATGTTGCCTTTAGTGAAGAGAGAAGATGTCACTCCGATGGAGGTCACCAGCAACCTCCAATCTTCTGGTGTATTTAAGGTGATATATTGATCTGTATCCTCTTTTTTGTTTACATAAATGTTCAGTAAAATTCAATTTAGTTCAAACTTAATTCTCTTTCAGTTCTTGTCCACAAGAGAGGTGTTATATGTGGAcagttttaacaataaaaataacacaattaaaCTGATTATAAAATctaaaagcaaaataaagcaCGTCTTTTATCttctattttgtgttttctgcagacTGGTGACTTGTGTCCAGCCCAGCAGAACCCAGACATGACGGCAGGCCgtctaaataaaaacagaccaTTCCCCAACAACCTGTCTCAGCCTGCAGGTGACCCTGACAAAGGCCAGGCTCCTGTTTTTACCAACACAGAGCCCTTAAGCACTATCCAGAAGCAGGACATCGCAGCCACCAGCTCCTTCTCTGTGCCTGCCGACTCCCTGCTCCAGCAAGGCTCACAGCAGTTCCTCCTGGAGCGCAGAGAGGGCCTCGGGCAAGAGAGGGCCGGCAGCGGCTCTGGAGCTGTGGGGAGGCTGTGTGGAGAACCCGCACCTCAACAGCAGCAATTGCCGCTGTTCCCCCCAGACGAAGTggcccagctggaggaggcagtGAGGCAACTTAAAGCCAAAGGGTTCTGTAACATACCACTTCAATCTGACAACGCAATGgccaaacagcagcaacaacacatcCAGCACCAGCAACAGATGcagaaacagcaacaaattcagcaacaacagcttcaacagcagcaacagcagcaggttttggagaatttacagcagcagctgtttcagtcACAGATTCAGATGCAGTGTGGCATGTTTCAGGATGCCTCTCAGGGTAAGAACGCAGAACAGCAGGGCTCCTCACAAGGAGTGGTGCCAAACCAGGGGACCCTTTTCCAACAGgcccaacagcagcaacaacagcaacagcagcagcagcagcaacaacaacaacaacagcagcaacaagccGCTCTCTTTCAGCAGGCCAGTGACCTGCTCTCCATTCAGACCAATTTCCTCCAGCAGACACCCTCACACCCTTCACCACCCATGTTCCACAATCCCAGTTCCTTGGCTGAAACACAAGATCCACAGGGGGGTTTGTTTCAGAAAGCCTCTCAGGAACAGGTCCAGGCCGCTCTCTTCCAAAACACCATGACAGTACTACAGTCTCCAGACCAACAGCCCTCAACCCCCGGACTTTTCCTCCCTCAGACGTCGCTGCCCTCTCAGCTTACAGCCAGTAGTgctcaacaacagcaacaacaacaacaacaacaacaacagcagcagcagctggccttCCTTAGTGCTCTACAAACTCCTGCCCCTGAGCCACAATCAGTATTTCAGGCTCAGACCCAGCTCTCCCCCATCCAGCAGAGAAGCCccatggagcagcagcagccctcccAGCCTCAGCCCCACACACAACCAGCCCAGCAGGCTTCCCTGTTTCAGAACATCTCCCCACATCcatctgcaaacacactctctccaggccagcagcagcaacagcaggctGGCCTTCTGTTCTGCAACAACCCCCTGTCCACTCCGGACCAGGCCTCCAGCCTCCTGTTCAGCAGCCAGGGCCAGATGCCACCGCTGACCAGCAGCAGTCTAGTTTCCCAAGAGCCCCAAAACCCTTCTCTGCTCTTTTCCCAAGCCAGCATGGTGACAGTAAACCAGCAGGATCGCTCTGAGCCCATGACCTTGGGGAACCCCACTGATCCACGACAGCAAGTCATGTTTCAGGAGCAACAGCCGATGCAGCTGGGCAGCAGCGCAAACAACCGGCAAGAGCAGCCTGTGGGCCTCTTTATGCCTCAGTCTAACATGGCCTCTCTGCAGGGGGGCCTGGCTGCTCAGGAGCTCGCGCAGTCAGCCATGTTTGCCTCACAGAACGGCGTGGCAAACCTCCAGACGACCACCTCCTCCCCTGTTCAACAGCCAGGGACTCTGTTTCAGACCTCTGTCAGTGGGAGCATCAATCAGCCCAGCCAGCCTCAACAACCTGGCCTCTTCCTTTTCGGGATTCAGAACGGTAAGGACTTGATTACATAGGTGCACACCCGTACACCTGTTTATATAGCATTAATGTCTACAAACAAGTTCAGATGGCAGAAATGATGTCAACCATGAGAAATGAGACCACAATGAGAGTCCATAACAAGTTCCTTGCACCACATAAAGGGCAGTAGAGCTGTCGCATGGGAAAGTAAATGGGCAACCAATTTGGAAATCTATATgcaacctgaaaaaaaaagaaatctgcttTTACTTCCCAAAAATCTTTATTGTCAAATTagatataaatgaatgaattgctTAATAACCATTTCAAAGGCTCTCTAGGTCCTATGTGCAAGAATTCATGGAAATATTATTGATAATTGTCTTTCAGGGGAACCATATTGTGATACGACAGTATTGTGATATTCTAATTTACCATCTATTGGCAAAACtgactttttaaacaaaatgaggtataaaacaaatggaaaataaaaagaaaagttcacaTTGCAATGAATGAAATAAGTTCAGCCATTGTCTTCACGTTCACCTAGTTTCAGGTTCTGCTAGttgtccttttattttatttgagtgcACTTGAAAGAAATGTACTAATATTTTTACCAACTGAACTGCAGTTGAACACGAAagtatgtgtgcatatgaaaagcacaaagaaacttgcattacaaacacatgtgcacacatgaacacaactgaaacaaacacGTCTCTCATGTCATTAGTATGTGTTGATAACACTACTAAATGTGAGGTTTGTAAACTCGCTGTGACCAACTTTTTCTGCTCCCTCCTTGCAGAATGTGGCCAGCTGATGAACACTCCTGGAAACACGCTGTCAGATCAGATCATAGCCATCAGCCAGTCTGGTCAGAACCAAAGAGAGAGTGACGCACACATCCAGTCCCTGCTCAGCCAGTCCCTGTCTCAGTCTGGGTCTGTGCAGAACAGCATGAGTGCCTCTCAGAACATGGAGAAGATTGACGACCTGCTGGTCAGCCTGCAGGAGACGGGCAGCAACTTAACTCGTTCATACTAACCTTCATACAGGTTCATggatttgtcttttgttttttactgataATTATTGTAAAATGTCGACAAAAGACTCAAAATACTGTCTGTTGATAAGCACATGCAGTTGAAGGTTTGCGAATGCATCATGACGTTTGAGACAAACTTAGGTGCTTATATCTGATCGCCAAATATTTTTCTGCCCTTCTAAGACATTATTTGGTCTTCTTTGGGATTTATTAGGAAAGAGAAGTGAAGGTGAGCTAAGCATTGTGACCTTGTTGAGTCAggcccccccccaaaataaagGCCTCGTGATTATTCT encodes:
- the nfat5b gene encoding nuclear factor of activated T-cells 5, yielding MPSDFISLFSGDLDLNSPRSLYSKESAYDLLPRELQLPSSTQHSPKVMSQKSGGEAGPPPSAALASDAMSSSMTMEGPRSAFSTSSSSAMHSSSSASDQNPVHGNNVDPDDSRSSRVVPEVVGAEGGNGNGSNGGNCRVSSDLGGGRGATSQEAQAHHQMTPSKRRTVLNISPPPQDLLDDSRMSCQDEASLDSEQSSSIWMDDSLSNFSIMSTVSYNDNTEVPRKSRKRTPRQRPGPKSVPAGEASMDVFDADSAKGPHFVLSQLGPDNKTGPKGSSDDPQTTKQKGGTLLTQYPQKSEGKELKILVQPETQHRARYLTEGSRGSVKDRTQQGFPTVKLEGVNEPVVLQVFVGNDTGRVKPHGFYQACRVTGRNTTACKEVDIDGTTVIEVSLDPSTSMTLAVDCVGILKLRNADVEARIGVAGSKKKSTRARLVFRVNVPRPDGSVLTLQTPSSPILCTQPAGVPEILKKSLHSGSVRGGEEVFIIGKNFLKDTKVIFHENVSDEKSWKAEAEIDMELFHQNHLIVKIPPYQNQSITSSVCVGIYVVTNAGRSHDVQPFTYTPDSAKNDVSVKKEMPSPVKTCSFDEQIKVLDGTLIPSMLPLVKREDVTPMEVTSNLQSSGVFKTGDLCPAQQNPDMTAGRLNKNRPFPNNLSQPAGDPDKGQAPVFTNTEPLSTIQKQDIAATSSFSVPADSLLQQGSQQFLLERREGLGQERAGSGSGAVGRLCGEPAPQQQQLPLFPPDEVAQLEEAVRQLKAKGFCNIPLQSDNAMAKQQQQHIQHQQQMQKQQQIQQQQLQQQQQQQVLENLQQQLFQSQIQMQCGMFQDASQGKNAEQQGSSQGVVPNQGTLFQQAQQQQQQQQQQQQQQQQQQQQQAALFQQASDLLSIQTNFLQQTPSHPSPPMFHNPSSLAETQDPQGGLFQKASQEQVQAALFQNTMTVLQSPDQQPSTPGLFLPQTSLPSQLTASSAQQQQQQQQQQQQQQQLAFLSALQTPAPEPQSVFQAQTQLSPIQQRSPMEQQQPSQPQPHTQPAQQASLFQNISPHPSANTLSPGQQQQQQAGLLFCNNPLSTPDQASSLLFSSQGQMPPLTSSSLVSQEPQNPSLLFSQASMVTVNQQDRSEPMTLGNPTDPRQQVMFQEQQPMQLGSSANNRQEQPVGLFMPQSNMASLQGGLAAQELAQSAMFASQNGVANLQTTTSSPVQQPGTLFQTSVSGSINQPSQPQQPGLFLFGIQNECGQLMNTPGNTLSDQIIAISQSGQNQRESDAHIQSLLSQSLSQSGSVQNSMSASQNMEKIDDLLVSLQETGSNLTRSY